A part of Candidatus Moraniibacteriota bacterium genomic DNA contains:
- a CDS encoding bifunctional 5,10-methylenetetrahydrofolate dehydrogenase/5,10-methenyltetrahydrofolate cyclohydrolase → MKLLEGKPIADNIMKRLEREIQEHHLRPGLGVILVGDDAASHLYVTLKERAAERIGIRVEKKLFLENAPQAEIEQAIDTFNADQLLHGILVQVPLPAHLDTDAIINRMNLDKDVDGFHPENEQRFLAGKRSSFPVFPHAILELIYASGESLEGKTAVVIGNSWRFGDMMCQVLSREGVQAKHIPCVECTSEQGLFELKSADIVISACGKERTITNTMLKPGVIVIDGGIVKEGARVVGDVDRKSVEEGEGFLSPVPGGVGPVTIACLLSNVVEAAQRQKQKQAA, encoded by the coding sequence ATGAAGCTTCTCGAAGGAAAGCCGATAGCAGACAACATCATGAAGCGCTTGGAGAGGGAAATTCAAGAGCACCATCTCCGACCGGGGCTTGGTGTCATATTGGTCGGCGACGATGCCGCATCGCATCTCTATGTGACGCTCAAGGAACGAGCAGCTGAACGTATCGGCATACGCGTTGAGAAAAAGCTTTTCCTTGAGAATGCTCCGCAAGCCGAGATCGAACAGGCTATTGATACATTTAACGCTGATCAATTGCTTCATGGCATACTCGTACAGGTACCACTTCCGGCGCATCTCGATACGGACGCAATCATCAATAGAATGAATCTCGACAAGGATGTTGACGGATTCCACCCGGAGAATGAACAACGTTTTTTGGCAGGGAAACGGTCATCATTCCCGGTATTTCCCCATGCAATACTGGAGCTTATTTACGCATCCGGTGAGTCACTTGAGGGGAAGACAGCGGTCGTTATCGGAAATTCATGGCGATTTGGCGATATGATGTGTCAGGTGCTCTCGCGGGAGGGTGTACAGGCGAAACATATCCCTTGTGTTGAATGTACCTCCGAGCAGGGGCTCTTTGAACTGAAATCGGCAGATATTGTCATCTCTGCTTGTGGAAAGGAACGAACAATTACGAACACTATGCTGAAGCCGGGCGTGATTGTCATCGATGGAGGCATAGTCAAAGAGGGCGCGCGTGTTGTGGGCGATGTCGATCGCAAGAGCGTAGAAGAAGGAGAAGGCTTCCTTTCGCCAGTCCCGGGTGGTGTCGGTCCCGTGACAATCGCTTGCCTCCTTTCAAACGTCGTCGAAGCCGCACAACGACAAAAACAAAAACAAGCGGCGTAA
- a CDS encoding ParA family protein, with protein sequence MAKVVTLVNQKGGVGKTTSTINIARYLADSGKRVLLIDLDPQANASSGIGVDSRSLEKTLYHALLLGERLENVVLATPTPNQHLLPSSQDLAGAEVEMMNIEGREYLLSKLVARLRPYYDYILIDSPPSLGLLTVNGLTASDEVIVPVQTEYYALEGLSQLLSTIDLVRERLRPELKIMGALLTLYDRRNRLARQVVQEVTDHFPGPVFKSVIPRSIRLAEAPSYGKSILDFDAFSKGARSYKAVVREIIDREREDK encoded by the coding sequence ATGGCAAAAGTAGTCACACTGGTTAATCAAAAAGGTGGGGTAGGGAAGACAACCTCGACCATCAATATCGCCCGCTACCTCGCGGATTCTGGGAAGCGCGTGCTTCTTATCGATCTCGACCCACAGGCAAATGCTTCATCTGGCATTGGTGTTGATTCGCGATCGCTTGAGAAAACGCTCTATCATGCACTTCTTCTCGGTGAGCGACTCGAAAATGTTGTCCTTGCGACGCCGACTCCCAATCAGCATCTTTTGCCGTCATCGCAGGATTTGGCAGGGGCGGAAGTTGAAATGATGAATATCGAGGGGCGTGAATATCTTCTCTCGAAACTGGTCGCGCGTCTGCGACCGTACTATGACTATATATTGATAGACAGTCCGCCGTCTCTCGGGCTTCTTACTGTGAATGGTCTCACGGCGAGTGATGAGGTGATTGTTCCTGTGCAGACCGAGTACTATGCGCTTGAGGGATTGAGCCAGCTCCTGTCAACGATCGACCTTGTGCGCGAGCGACTTCGCCCCGAGCTCAAAATAATGGGCGCGCTCCTCACTCTCTATGATCGCCGGAATCGCCTCGCGCGTCAGGTGGTGCAGGAGGTGACTGATCATTTCCCCGGACCCGTTTTCAAGAGCGTTATCCCGCGCTCCATTCGCCTCGCTGAGGCGCCGTCCTACGGCAAATCCATCCTCGATTTCGATGCTTTTTCGAAAGGCGCTCGTTCCTACAAAGCCGTCGTTCGAGAAATCATTGACCGCGAACGAGAGGATAAATAG
- a CDS encoding AAA family ATPase, with amino-acid sequence MFLKRIEISGFKSFARKTVLEFSGASGGFPLTAIVGPNGSGKSNVADAIRWTIGEQSAKHLRGKKSEDVIFAGTGTKARLGSASVSLFFDNSDKKIPVEYAEVVITRRLFRNGESEYLINGARVRLLDVTDLLAQASIGKDSYSVITQGMSDAVLSATPLERRMMLEEAAGVKQYRLEKERSLRKLESTRENLVRVDALLVEIEPHLKNLKRQAEKASRGAEVAENLRAKQTQRFAFLWHTFEKERKEFEGKFEIESARLHELEQQSERINHDLVEESKRIEAPTKDGSEQKVRALRESLYTVERDLSVLLGKREVEEERRKPREVVESVAVDREFVQKHLAEIRSHQEKLIDRLSHVESLDELQELRELARVIQTRLSELHGHAGAGTVVTKHMVEIPEEELAKSDERLDALRTEETRLSEKKRSLQEKITEEERVAEEERRRLEESRRKFFELERKARDMQMEMNRLKDAENERKVRRARVEVREEDLTKEILEELRMKPEELTWNGEILDAEKFERDIIRLKVELEHIGGIDPMVIEECTETEKRFAFLSTESGDLKKAMQSLRQVVREMDTKIHTAFEIAWKEVHREFDRYFKIIFGGGEAKLLKIPVERRGSAGIFEDASEEKNADLSDDGEVSLNLEKNEIDIGIDIVASPPGKKIGNLAMLSGGERSLTALALLFAIISHNPPPFAVLDEVEAALDEANSKRFSDLLSELSERTQFVAITHNRETMRRASILYGVTMGDDGISKILSVRLDQIGTGGKIRA; translated from the coding sequence ATGTTTCTCAAGCGGATTGAAATTTCGGGGTTTAAGTCGTTTGCGCGGAAAACCGTGCTGGAGTTTTCCGGTGCAAGCGGAGGGTTTCCGCTCACGGCTATCGTGGGACCAAATGGGTCGGGCAAGTCGAATGTTGCCGATGCGATACGCTGGACAATTGGCGAGCAATCGGCGAAACATCTGCGTGGCAAGAAAAGCGAAGACGTTATCTTTGCAGGGACGGGAACCAAGGCGCGTCTTGGGAGCGCATCTGTTTCGCTCTTCTTTGACAATAGTGACAAAAAGATTCCGGTTGAATATGCGGAAGTCGTCATCACGCGAAGGCTCTTCCGAAATGGAGAGAGCGAATACCTTATCAATGGCGCTCGTGTGCGACTTCTCGACGTGACGGATTTACTTGCTCAGGCATCGATTGGTAAGGATAGCTACTCGGTTATCACACAGGGTATGTCGGACGCTGTGTTGTCGGCGACACCTTTGGAACGGCGCATGATGCTGGAGGAAGCGGCTGGCGTGAAGCAGTATCGTCTTGAGAAAGAACGCTCGCTCCGGAAATTGGAATCGACGCGGGAGAATCTCGTGCGTGTGGATGCGCTCCTCGTCGAGATAGAGCCGCATCTCAAGAATCTGAAGCGACAAGCGGAGAAAGCGTCGCGCGGTGCGGAAGTGGCAGAGAATTTGCGAGCAAAACAAACACAACGATTTGCGTTTTTGTGGCACACATTTGAGAAAGAGCGAAAAGAATTTGAAGGAAAGTTTGAGATAGAGTCTGCGCGCCTCCATGAATTGGAGCAGCAATCGGAACGCATCAATCACGACCTTGTCGAAGAATCAAAACGCATCGAAGCTCCAACAAAGGATGGTAGTGAACAGAAGGTGCGAGCATTGCGGGAGTCGCTCTACACGGTAGAACGAGATCTCTCGGTACTTCTCGGGAAGAGGGAAGTGGAAGAAGAGCGTCGCAAACCTCGTGAAGTCGTGGAGAGTGTCGCGGTTGATCGGGAATTTGTACAGAAACATCTTGCCGAAATTCGATCGCATCAAGAGAAGCTTATCGATCGGCTCTCGCATGTCGAGTCGCTTGATGAGCTTCAGGAACTTCGCGAGTTGGCGCGCGTTATTCAAACGCGTCTCTCCGAATTGCATGGGCATGCCGGTGCCGGGACAGTGGTGACCAAGCACATGGTCGAGATTCCTGAGGAAGAGCTCGCAAAAAGCGATGAACGGCTCGATGCGCTTCGTACAGAGGAAACACGTCTCTCTGAAAAAAAGCGGTCACTCCAAGAGAAAATCACGGAGGAAGAGCGAGTCGCCGAAGAAGAACGACGACGTCTTGAGGAAAGTCGGCGGAAGTTCTTTGAGCTCGAACGAAAAGCGCGAGATATGCAGATGGAAATGAATCGCCTGAAAGATGCCGAGAATGAACGCAAAGTGCGACGCGCCCGTGTTGAGGTTCGCGAGGAAGACTTGACTAAGGAGATTCTTGAGGAGCTTCGAATGAAACCCGAGGAACTCACATGGAATGGAGAAATTCTCGATGCGGAGAAATTTGAGCGTGATATTATCCGGCTCAAAGTGGAGCTCGAACATATTGGCGGTATCGACCCGATGGTAATCGAAGAATGTACGGAAACCGAAAAGCGTTTTGCTTTCCTCTCAACAGAGTCGGGAGATCTCAAAAAGGCGATGCAGTCGCTTCGTCAGGTGGTTCGAGAAATGGATACCAAGATTCATACTGCGTTTGAGATAGCTTGGAAAGAAGTGCATCGCGAGTTTGATCGATATTTCAAAATTATTTTTGGCGGAGGCGAAGCGAAACTCTTGAAAATTCCCGTAGAGCGGCGCGGGAGCGCAGGTATATTTGAAGATGCTTCAGAAGAAAAGAATGCTGATTTGTCTGATGATGGAGAAGTATCATTGAATCTAGAAAAGAATGAAATTGATATTGGTATCGATATCGTCGCATCGCCACCCGGGAAGAAAATCGGGAATCTCGCCATGCTCTCGGGCGGGGAGCGATCGCTCACGGCGCTCGCACTTCTCTTTGCTATTATTTCACACAATCCGCCACCATTTGCCGTACTCGACGAAGTAGAAGCAGCGCTCGATGAGGCAAACTCAAAACGCTTCAGCGATCTCTTGTCCGAGCTGTCGGAGAGGACGCAGTTTGTCGCTATCACGCACAACCGCGAGACAATGCGCCGCGCTTCTATCCTCTACGGTGTCACTATGGGAGATGATGGTATATCCAAAATTCTCTCTGTCCGCCTCGACCAAATTGGCACTGGCGGAAAGATACGAGCGTAA
- the lysS gene encoding lysine--tRNA ligase — translation MKFGRVEALFECDRFEIMREDILSARKEKLDKMVAEFGSAYPDATHRTHTNADALADFDSLTEQKVLVSLVGRVRSFRSMGKIAFAHIEDESGKMQVFIRKGELSDELFAAFLDGVDVGDFLEVSGTLFITKQNEKTLAVSAWRMLSKSLRPLPSEFYGLKDEEELLRRRYLDLAMNPETRELFRKKSLFWQTIRTFLIEEKFLEVQTPVLEHIPGGAEAEPFVTHHNALDQDFYLRISLELPLKRLLVGGYERVFEIGRVFRNEGIDREHLQEFDHMEFYAAYADMKMGMDMVERLYRNIVERVTEGFETKWNEETIDWKKPFAIVDYFGAFKQETGIDLSENISVETLKKKADELGIKYEASYGKGRMIDTIYKKTVRKKLIQPCFLVGHPIDVSPLAKRDPKFPNKVLRFQPIAAASELGNGFAELNDPIDQRTRFEEQMKLRESGDAEAQQLDEDFLEALEYGMPPACGFGMSERFFAILMNRSVRETVIFPPMRGK, via the coding sequence GTGAAATTCGGTAGAGTGGAAGCACTGTTTGAATGTGATCGTTTTGAAATTATGCGTGAAGATATATTGTCGGCGCGAAAGGAAAAATTGGACAAGATGGTGGCAGAATTTGGCAGTGCGTATCCGGATGCGACACACCGGACGCATACGAATGCTGATGCTCTGGCTGATTTCGACTCGCTTACGGAGCAAAAGGTTCTTGTCTCGCTTGTCGGGCGAGTGCGGTCGTTTCGAAGTATGGGGAAGATTGCCTTTGCACATATCGAGGATGAGAGTGGGAAGATGCAAGTGTTCATTCGAAAGGGTGAGCTCTCAGATGAGTTGTTTGCTGCCTTCCTCGATGGTGTTGATGTGGGAGACTTTCTCGAGGTCTCTGGGACACTTTTTATTACGAAGCAAAATGAAAAGACGCTTGCGGTGTCAGCATGGCGAATGCTCTCAAAGTCTCTGCGACCGTTGCCATCGGAATTCTACGGACTCAAAGACGAAGAGGAGCTCTTGCGACGGCGCTATCTTGACCTCGCGATGAATCCGGAAACTCGCGAGCTTTTCCGGAAGAAGTCTCTTTTTTGGCAAACTATCCGCACGTTTCTTATTGAGGAAAAATTTCTCGAAGTGCAGACGCCGGTCTTGGAACACATCCCAGGCGGTGCCGAGGCGGAGCCGTTTGTGACACATCACAATGCGCTTGACCAAGATTTCTACCTTCGTATCTCGCTCGAACTTCCACTTAAGCGCCTTTTGGTTGGCGGGTATGAACGCGTTTTCGAAATTGGGCGCGTGTTCCGGAATGAGGGTATCGACCGCGAGCACTTGCAGGAATTTGATCACATGGAGTTCTATGCCGCCTATGCTGATATGAAAATGGGCATGGATATGGTGGAGAGGCTCTATCGAAATATTGTCGAGCGCGTGACGGAAGGTTTTGAAACGAAGTGGAACGAAGAAACAATCGATTGGAAGAAGCCGTTTGCTATCGTCGATTATTTTGGTGCCTTCAAACAAGAAACCGGTATCGATCTTTCGGAAAATATTTCCGTCGAAACATTGAAGAAGAAGGCCGATGAGTTGGGTATCAAGTACGAAGCATCGTATGGCAAAGGGCGAATGATCGATACGATATACAAGAAAACCGTGCGCAAGAAACTCATTCAACCGTGTTTCTTGGTCGGGCATCCGATTGATGTCTCACCCCTCGCAAAGCGCGATCCGAAATTCCCAAATAAGGTTCTTCGCTTCCAGCCAATCGCGGCAGCAAGTGAGCTTGGGAATGGTTTCGCCGAGCTCAATGATCCGATCGATCAACGAACCCGATTCGAGGAACAAATGAAACTGCGCGAATCTGGTGATGCAGAAGCTCAGCAACTCGACGAAGATTTCTTGGAAGCTTTGGAATACGGTATGCCTCCCGCCTGCGGCTTCGGCATGAGCGAACGCTTCTTCGCCATCCTCATGAATCGCTCGGTGAGAGAGACGGTCATTTTCCCGCCGATGCGAGGGAAATAA
- the serS gene encoding serine--tRNA ligase → MLDIQYIRDHKDEVAKAAEAKHIALDVNELLVVDKERVRLLQELEELYSLKNDINDLIAKATPEERAEILAKGKEIKQKIEVLEPEFGRVKKAFDGLMAQVPMVPSLDTPLGSSDSDNVEVLVHGEKRVFAFTPKNHIELGKSLDILDFERGTKVGGYRGYYLKNEGALLVMGLMMYAVQKLVSKGYQPMIPPTLVKGFALFGSGYFKGVEYDATIDEVYQVATGDKEASGELSRDKKFLVGTAEPSLLSYYSNETLDGATLPLKLAGFSPCYRSEIGSYGKDTKGLYRVHEFFKVEQVVIAPADIEEANVIQDEMIGISREMHEELGLPYRLLKICTGDMSAGKYRAFDIEAWMPGLERFGETGSASNFLDWQSRRLNVKYTDAKTSEKKFVYMLNNTALPSPRILIAILENFQQEDGSVIVPEVLRPYVGKEVMVPRQEN, encoded by the coding sequence ATGCTCGATATACAATATATTCGTGATCACAAAGATGAGGTAGCGAAAGCAGCAGAGGCGAAACATATCGCTCTTGATGTGAATGAGCTTCTTGTTGTCGACAAAGAACGCGTTCGGTTGCTCCAGGAACTAGAGGAATTGTATTCTCTCAAGAACGATATCAATGATTTGATTGCCAAAGCGACGCCAGAGGAGCGTGCGGAGATTCTCGCGAAGGGGAAAGAAATAAAACAAAAGATAGAAGTGTTGGAGCCGGAGTTTGGAAGAGTGAAGAAAGCTTTCGATGGGCTTATGGCACAGGTGCCGATGGTGCCGTCGCTGGATACGCCTCTTGGATCGAGCGATTCGGACAACGTTGAAGTGCTCGTTCATGGCGAGAAACGTGTCTTTGCTTTTACTCCGAAGAATCATATCGAATTAGGGAAGTCGCTCGATATTCTCGATTTCGAACGCGGTACCAAGGTAGGCGGGTATCGCGGATACTATCTCAAGAATGAAGGTGCGCTGCTTGTCATGGGACTCATGATGTACGCCGTGCAGAAGCTCGTCTCAAAAGGATATCAGCCGATGATTCCGCCGACACTAGTGAAGGGCTTTGCGCTTTTTGGGAGTGGGTATTTCAAGGGAGTGGAATATGATGCAACGATAGACGAGGTGTATCAGGTGGCGACCGGCGACAAGGAAGCAAGTGGGGAACTTTCGCGGGACAAAAAATTTCTTGTAGGAACAGCCGAGCCGTCACTCTTGTCGTATTATTCCAACGAAACGCTTGATGGAGCAACGTTGCCGCTGAAGCTCGCCGGATTTAGCCCGTGCTATCGGAGTGAAATCGGAAGTTATGGCAAGGATACAAAGGGTCTCTATCGCGTGCACGAATTTTTCAAGGTGGAGCAGGTTGTGATTGCGCCGGCGGATATTGAAGAAGCGAACGTAATTCAAGATGAGATGATTGGTATCTCGCGAGAGATGCATGAGGAGCTTGGTCTCCCGTATCGATTGCTCAAAATTTGCACAGGCGATATGAGCGCGGGGAAATATCGTGCTTTCGACATCGAGGCATGGATGCCGGGACTTGAGCGCTTCGGTGAGACAGGATCTGCTTCCAACTTCCTCGATTGGCAGTCGAGACGATTGAACGTGAAGTATACGGACGCGAAAACCAGCGAGAAAAAATTTGTCTATATGCTCAACAACACGGCACTCCCATCCCCGCGCATACTGATTGCTATTCTCGAGAACTTTCAGCAAGAGGACGGCAGTGTCATCGTGCCAGAGGTGCTCCGTCCATACGTCGGCAAGGAAGTGATGGTGCCGAGGCAGGAAAATTGA
- the frr gene encoding ribosome recycling factor has translation MYQSIIDERKDLFEDAIGHFSEETAKIRTGRATPALVEHVLVDYYGTRSPLKQIASVSAPEARLLLVQPWDKGALVSIESAIRDADLGLNPSNDGQIIRLSVPALTEERRRDLVKSLNRIAEEARIAIRTIREDAWKEIQDVEKSGGMGEDDKFHGKDALQELVEAYNARIEELRKKKEGEIMTV, from the coding sequence ATGTACCAATCGATTATTGATGAGCGAAAGGATTTGTTTGAAGATGCTATTGGTCATTTTTCTGAAGAAACAGCAAAAATCAGGACGGGTCGAGCAACTCCGGCTTTGGTTGAGCATGTACTTGTTGACTACTACGGCACTCGGTCTCCACTCAAGCAAATTGCGAGTGTATCGGCGCCAGAAGCGCGACTCCTCTTGGTTCAGCCGTGGGACAAGGGAGCGCTTGTCTCGATAGAATCGGCGATTCGTGACGCAGATTTGGGACTCAACCCATCAAATGATGGACAAATCATACGGCTTTCTGTCCCGGCACTGACCGAGGAGCGTCGGCGAGACCTCGTGAAATCGCTCAACCGGATTGCTGAGGAAGCGCGCATCGCTATTCGCACCATACGTGAAGACGCCTGGAAAGAAATCCAAGATGTCGAGAAGTCCGGCGGCATGGGTGAGGATGACAAGTTCCATGGAAAAGATGCTCTGCAGGAATTGGTAGAGGCATACAACGCGCGTATAGAAGAATTGCGAAAGAAGAAAGAAGGAGAGATCATGACGGTATAA
- the rseP gene encoding RIP metalloprotease RseP, with amino-acid sequence MSIILVFIIVLGALIFVHELGHFLMARRSGMKVEEFGFGFPPRLAGFVWNEEKKRHTFVPGNREVTSPYTVYSINWIPFGGFVRIKGENGEGAQDDDSFASKGAIPRIKTLSAGVVMNFLFAWFLISIVLMIGFPRAIDPDEKIDPSKIEVQIAQVAPGTPASDMGAKMGDTIISVNGEKLLRVEGVQKIIQENKGKELTLEVRRGKEMLALHGVPRIDYPEDQGALGIALGEITLARYSFFEAIVQGAVSTWQNTVMMVSGIGMLLGSLFTWNSAGLSDVSGPIGIAYLTKEVTSLGFVYLLYFTAILSINLGVLNILPFPALDGGRVLFVIIEKIKGSPVSQRTEGLFHQFGFLLLIVLMIAVTVHDFAKFNIVGKIWGLF; translated from the coding sequence ATGTCTATCATACTGGTATTTATCATCGTTCTCGGAGCGCTTATCTTTGTTCATGAATTGGGGCATTTCCTCATGGCGCGCCGGAGCGGTATGAAGGTTGAGGAATTTGGCTTTGGCTTCCCGCCTCGCCTCGCCGGTTTTGTTTGGAATGAGGAGAAAAAGCGCCACACATTTGTTCCCGGCAATCGGGAAGTGACATCGCCGTATACGGTGTACTCGATAAACTGGATTCCGTTTGGAGGATTTGTCCGTATCAAAGGGGAGAATGGCGAAGGCGCACAGGATGACGATAGCTTTGCTTCAAAGGGTGCAATCCCGCGAATCAAGACGCTCTCAGCAGGAGTCGTGATGAACTTTCTTTTTGCATGGTTTCTCATTTCTATCGTCCTCATGATTGGTTTCCCGCGAGCAATCGATCCGGATGAGAAAATAGATCCCTCAAAGATTGAGGTACAGATTGCACAGGTTGCCCCTGGGACGCCCGCTTCGGACATGGGTGCCAAAATGGGCGATACGATTATCTCTGTGAATGGAGAGAAGCTCCTCCGTGTCGAAGGAGTGCAAAAAATAATCCAAGAAAACAAAGGGAAAGAATTGACACTCGAAGTGCGTCGAGGGAAGGAAATGCTCGCGCTTCATGGAGTGCCACGCATTGACTATCCGGAAGACCAAGGTGCTCTCGGCATAGCGCTTGGAGAAATCACTCTTGCTCGCTACTCGTTCTTTGAGGCGATTGTGCAGGGCGCAGTCAGCACCTGGCAGAATACCGTGATGATGGTGTCGGGTATCGGGATGTTGCTCGGGAGCCTCTTTACGTGGAATAGTGCCGGACTCTCAGATGTCTCGGGACCAATTGGTATTGCCTATCTCACCAAAGAAGTGACAAGTCTTGGCTTTGTCTACCTTCTCTACTTCACGGCGATTTTGAGTATCAATCTTGGCGTATTGAATATCCTTCCATTTCCCGCGCTCGATGGCGGACGCGTGCTCTTTGTTATTATCGAAAAGATAAAAGGTTCCCCGGTGAGTCAGCGGACGGAAGGACTGTTCCATCAATTTGGCTTCTTGCTTCTTATCGTGCTGATGATTGCTGTCACGGTGCATGATTTTGCCAAGTTCAATATCGTTGGGAAAATTTGGGGACTTTTCTAG